A region from the Artemia franciscana unplaced genomic scaffold, ASM3288406v1 Scaffold_2744, whole genome shotgun sequence genome encodes:
- the LOC136042994 gene encoding E3 ubiquitin-protein ligase RNF115-like encodes MNANGLIQLFNGLERNSQRFREMIYISDLLNQEEDIGPHPTPTEKIQSLETVGITETEVKQDLQCSVCLESYKIQESVRKLPCNHLFHSRCVVPWLELNGSCPLCRKTVVEEEKNRYTQ; translated from the coding sequence ATGAATGCTAATGGATTGATTCAGTTATTTAATGGATTAGAAAGAAATTCTCAGCGATTTCGTGAAATGATTTATATCTCAGATCTGCTTAATCAAGAAGAGGACATCGGGCCACATCCTACGCCCACAGAGAAAATTCAAAGTCTTGAAACGGTTGGAATTACAGAGACTGAAGTGAAACAAGATCTCCAGTGTTCTGTTTGCCTTGAATCCTATAAAATTCAAGAAAGTGTCAGAAAGCTTCCATGCAACCATTTATTCCACAGCAGATGTGTTGTTCCTTGGCTAGAACTTAATGGCAGTTGTCCATTGTGCCGCAAAACAGttgttgaagaagaaaaaaacagatacaCGCAATGA